In the genome of Mytilus edulis chromosome 3, xbMytEdul2.2, whole genome shotgun sequence, one region contains:
- the LOC139516845 gene encoding malignant fibrous histiocytoma-amplified sequence 1 homolog isoform X5 — protein MNRRKPSIQVDKPIPQKKSRKVTIVRELSPLMSHVGFQGGRHLHPDRLPTKQHDATVSLRIFDTKEETIENVQKYSDSLKRLLVSGIHLKTVPESLIDRLTHLEKLDLSNNQLGDGAIPDDMKKLEKLSDLALNNNKLTKVPPAIKRLKYLARLDLSTNGLDSLKGLEKNRRMQILVLDNNKVSNVFPDISHMQRLEVLKCKDNVVKEIECDVRNLRSLRDLDLSGNSIVVLPSDVFFLPKLEYLSASQNKISKVPVFNIKVNNKHEISDIDLSGNKITKFPGHLLRICKRTDLSSNKIKNLNINSLKNLERDPDKDLIIDDNPLVFPPADMQDLRSMMIYMHEERLKMKVYRGVKVVVLGSHQSGKTSLIQSLIDQQGVLSEDVHEAGAGIESYDMSIDYEPEGDEEQGKSLNLCIWDFCGHAFYRYPHYLFFEQPSIAILTFDMKAYSSEEFDDLIASWFDWMMAKTNKIVTILVGTHGDLLTKAQQNDVIEDVKKQLAEYKDTRARSINERIQAFRKPGMKLSKALSEHLVVLSKLQYSFDHLRVPNTIIMTSSKQFVGFDLLRQEIEKLARSDNFPNVMQEIKTFWVDAEDYIEEKGVTMVQPVMTFEEFRNEVDEKFGMRRMINAMTEYLHEKGKVLNFSQTPSLKEYVFVRPLWLFELLRQIYHHDISNVLSYEKTNSFKAVGMSTNRFERTKSELLSEGVIDRELLQGMIGDLVPTDMNDIFDDVIKILLEGFCIGYPVAKLKESSQGTAKYNHHVKQDDKGKMKIQKILIPWLRKIGEPEDMKEKWQRLSERKNIRILCKFPIYFPPGFFETLCIRIHQKKTRTDYPDKIKKMDSQEKVKMNFMAHWGGGIHARNDEHKVHIKIHYVPGGDNVGTDLLFELRADIIDIDKEDEAAPGTMWNLVYPLLFEFEETIKSYEGILVERRVCCPLCNSPSFVGEWQQPKQLQTELQDNLQRKCEACKEMVETDYLIQPRGQKTVDIKYIKAKLKELEALKSLKYNIGNVT, from the exons ATGAATAGGCGAAAGCCTTCTATACAAGTGGACAAGCCCATCCCACAAAAAAAGTCGCGGAAGGTTACAATCGTTAGGGAATTGTCACCTTTAATGTCACATGTCGGTTTCCAAGGAGGACGCCATTTACACCCTGATCGACTTCCTACAAAACAACATGACGCAACTGTATCACTTCGCATATTTGATACGAAAGAAGAAACGAtagaaaatgttcaaaaatattcAGACTCTCTTAAAAGATTACTCGTATCAGGAATTCACCTGAAAACAGTACCGGAGAGTTTGATAGATCGTCTTACTCATTTAGAGAAGTTAGATTTAAGCAATAACCAATTAGGAGATGGTGCTATTCCAGATGATatgaaaaaacttgaaaaactgTCTGATCTAGCCTTAAACAATAATAAGTTGACAAAGGTTCCACCTGCAATTAAACGACTCAAATACCTAGCCAGATTGGATTTAAGTACAAATGGGTTAGACAGTCTAAAAGGTCTTGAAAAGAATAGACGAATGCAAATACTAGTATTAGACAATAACAAAGTATCCAATGTCTTTCCAGATATCAGTCATATGCAAAGGTTAGAGGTTCTAAAATGTAAAGACAATGTGGTCAAAGAGATTGAGTGTGATGTTCGGAACCTCAGGTCGTTGCGAGACCTGGACCTTTCAGGGAATAGTATAGTAGTGCTTCCGTCTGATGTGTTTTTTCTACCCAAACTAGAATATTTAAGTGCTAGTCaaaataaaatttccaaagtgCCTGTGTTCAATATCAAAGTGAATAACAAACATGAGATCTCTGACATTGATTTGTCTGGtaacaaaatcacaaaatttcCAGGTCATCTTTTACGAATATGCAAAAGGACAGATCTTAgtagcaataaaataaaaaatctaaatatcaaCTCACTTAAAAATTTAGAACGGGACCCGGATAAAGATCTCATTATTGATGACAATCCTCTTGTTTTCCCGCCAGCAGATATGCAAGATCTACGCTCAATGATGATTTATATGCACGAAGAGAGATTGAAAATGAAAGTGTATCGGGGTGTAAAAGTAGTTGTTTTGGGTTCACACCAAAGTGGCAAGACAAGCCTAATTCAGTCTTTGATAGACCAGCAAGGCGTTTTGTCAGAAGATGTACACGAAGCAGGTGCAGGAATAGAATCGTATGATATGAGTATCGACTACGAACCGGAAGGAGACGAAGAACAAGGAAAATCGCTAAATTTATGTATATGGGACTTCTGTGGTCATGCCTTTTACAGATATCCACACTACCTCTTTTTTGAACAACCATCCATTGCAATTTTAACGTTTGATATGAAAGCGTATTCTTCGGAGGAATTCGACGATTTAATTGCTTCTTGGTTTGACTGGATGatggcaaaaacaaacaaaatagtaacAATTTTGGTTGGTACACATGGAGATTTGTTGACTAAAGCACAGCAAAACGACGTCATTGaagatgtaaaaaaacaattGGCAGAGTACAAGGACACGAGAGCTAGATCGATAAATGAAAGGATACAAGCTTTCAGAAAACCAGGAATGAAACTCTCAAAAGCTCTTTCTGAACATTTAGTCGTTCTTTCAAAATTGCAATATTCATTTGATCATTTAAGAGTCCCAAACACCATCATAATGACGAGTTCGAAGCAATTTGTCGGATTTGATTTATTGCGACAAGAAATAGAAAAGCTAGCAAGATCTGACAACTTTCCAAACGTCATGCAAGAGATAAAAACGTTCTGGGTAGATGCGGAGGATTACATCGAAGAAAAAGGTGTTACTATGGTACAACCAGTGATGACTTTTGAAGAGTTCCGAAATGAAGTTGATGAAAAATTCGGAATGCGAAGAATGATAAATGCTATGACAGAATATCTACACGAAAAGGGAAAGGTTCTTAATTTCTCTCAAACACCTTCCTTGAAAGAATATGTATTTGTGAGACCGTTGTGGTTATTCGAATTACTTAGACAAATATATCATCACGATATATCAAATGTGTTATCATACGAGAAGACAAACTCTTTCAAAGCTGTTGGAATGAGCACTAACAGGTTTGAAAGAACAAAAAGTGAGTTGCTCTCTGAAGGAGTAATAGATCGTGAGTTACTCCAAGGAATGATTGGCGATTTAGTTCCAACagatatgaatgatatatttgaTGACGTTATCAAAATTCTTCTTGAAGGATTTTGTATCGGATACCCAGTTGCCAAGCTTAAAGAAAGTTCTCAGGGCACAGCAAAATATAATCATCATGTTAAGCAAGATGACAAAGGGAAaatgaaaatacagaaaattcTCATTCCATGGCTACGCAAAATTGGTGAACCAGAAGATATGAAAGAGAAATGGCAAAGATTGTCAGAAAGAAAGAATATTCGTATTTTATGCAAATTTCCAATTTACTTTCCTCCAGGTTTTTTCGAAACATTATGCATTCGAATTCACCAAAAGAAAACAAGAACAGACTATCcggacaaaattaagaaaatggaTTCTCAGGAAAAAGTTAAGATGAATTTCATGGCGCATTGGGGAGGAGGGATACATGCAAGGAATGATGAACATAAAGTTCATATAAAGATTCATTACGTACCTGGTGGAGATAATGTTGGTACTGATTTATTGTTTGAATTACGAGCAGACATCATTGACATTGATAAGGAGGATGAAGCGGCACCTGGTACAATGTGGAACCTTGTTTATCCTTTATTGTTTGAGTTTGAAGAAACTATTAAGAGTTATGAAG GTATTTTGGTAGAAAGGAGAGTTTGTTGCCCTCTTTGTAATAGCCCATCCTTTGTTGGTGAGTGGCAGCAACCTAAACAGTTACAAACAGAACTACAAGACAATCTACAAAGGAAATGTGAAGCATGTAAAGAAATGGTTGAAACAGATTATCTTATACAACCACGTGGACAAAAAACAG TGGACATCAAATATATAAAGGCAAAATTGAAAGAACTAGAGgctttgaaaagtttaaaatataatattgggAATGTAACTTGA
- the LOC139516845 gene encoding malignant fibrous histiocytoma-amplified sequence 1 homolog isoform X4 codes for MNRRKPSIQVDKPIPQKKSRKVTIVRELSPLMSHVGFQGGRHLHPDRLPTKQHDATVSLRIFDTKEETIENVQKYSDSLKRLLVSGIHLKTVPESLIDRLTHLEKLDLSNNQLGDGAIPDDMKKLEKLSDLALNNNKLTKVPPAIKRLKYLARLDLSTNGLDSLKGLEKNRRMQILVLDNNKVSNVFPDISHMQRLEVLKCKDNVVKEIECDVRNLRSLRDLDLSGNSIVVLPSDVFFLPKLEYLSASQNKISKVPVFNIKVNNKHEISDIDLSGNKITKFPGHLLRICKRTDLSSNKIKNLNINSLKNLERDPDKDLIIDDNPLVFPPADMQDLRSMMIYMHEERLKMKVYRGVKVVVLGSHQSGKTSLIQSLIDQQGVLSEDVHEAGAGIESYDMSIDYEPEGDEEQGKSLNLCIWDFCGHAFYRYPHYLFFEQPSIAILTFDMKAYSSEEFDDLIASWFDWMMAKTNKIVTILVGTHGDLLTKAQQNDVIEDVKKQLAEYKDTRARSINERIQAFRKPGMKLSKALSEHLVVLSKLQYSFDHLRVPNTIIMTSSKQFVGFDLLRQEIEKLARSDNFPNVMQEIKTFWVDAEDYIEEKGVTMVQPVMTFEEFRNEVDEKFGMRRMINAMTEYLHEKGKVLNFSQTPSLKEYVFVRPLWLFELLRQIYHHDISNVLSYEKTNSFKAVGMSTNRFERTKSELLSEGVIDRELLQGMIGDLVPTDMNDIFDDVIKILLEGFCIGYPVAKLKESSQGTAKYNHHVKQDDKGKMKIQKILIPWLRKIGEPEDMKEKWQRLSERKNIRILCKFPIYFPPGFFETLCIRIHQKKTRTDYPDKIKKMDSQEKVKMNFMAHWGGGIHARNDEHKVHIKIHYVPGGDNVGTDLLFELRADIIDIDKEDEAAPGTMWNLVYPLLFEFEETIKSYEGSILVERRVCCPLCNSPSFVGEWQQPKQLQTELQDNLQRKCEACKEMVETDYLIQPRGQKTVDIKYIKAKLKELEALKSLKYNIGNVT; via the exons ATGAATAGGCGAAAGCCTTCTATACAAGTGGACAAGCCCATCCCACAAAAAAAGTCGCGGAAGGTTACAATCGTTAGGGAATTGTCACCTTTAATGTCACATGTCGGTTTCCAAGGAGGACGCCATTTACACCCTGATCGACTTCCTACAAAACAACATGACGCAACTGTATCACTTCGCATATTTGATACGAAAGAAGAAACGAtagaaaatgttcaaaaatattcAGACTCTCTTAAAAGATTACTCGTATCAGGAATTCACCTGAAAACAGTACCGGAGAGTTTGATAGATCGTCTTACTCATTTAGAGAAGTTAGATTTAAGCAATAACCAATTAGGAGATGGTGCTATTCCAGATGATatgaaaaaacttgaaaaactgTCTGATCTAGCCTTAAACAATAATAAGTTGACAAAGGTTCCACCTGCAATTAAACGACTCAAATACCTAGCCAGATTGGATTTAAGTACAAATGGGTTAGACAGTCTAAAAGGTCTTGAAAAGAATAGACGAATGCAAATACTAGTATTAGACAATAACAAAGTATCCAATGTCTTTCCAGATATCAGTCATATGCAAAGGTTAGAGGTTCTAAAATGTAAAGACAATGTGGTCAAAGAGATTGAGTGTGATGTTCGGAACCTCAGGTCGTTGCGAGACCTGGACCTTTCAGGGAATAGTATAGTAGTGCTTCCGTCTGATGTGTTTTTTCTACCCAAACTAGAATATTTAAGTGCTAGTCaaaataaaatttccaaagtgCCTGTGTTCAATATCAAAGTGAATAACAAACATGAGATCTCTGACATTGATTTGTCTGGtaacaaaatcacaaaatttcCAGGTCATCTTTTACGAATATGCAAAAGGACAGATCTTAgtagcaataaaataaaaaatctaaatatcaaCTCACTTAAAAATTTAGAACGGGACCCGGATAAAGATCTCATTATTGATGACAATCCTCTTGTTTTCCCGCCAGCAGATATGCAAGATCTACGCTCAATGATGATTTATATGCACGAAGAGAGATTGAAAATGAAAGTGTATCGGGGTGTAAAAGTAGTTGTTTTGGGTTCACACCAAAGTGGCAAGACAAGCCTAATTCAGTCTTTGATAGACCAGCAAGGCGTTTTGTCAGAAGATGTACACGAAGCAGGTGCAGGAATAGAATCGTATGATATGAGTATCGACTACGAACCGGAAGGAGACGAAGAACAAGGAAAATCGCTAAATTTATGTATATGGGACTTCTGTGGTCATGCCTTTTACAGATATCCACACTACCTCTTTTTTGAACAACCATCCATTGCAATTTTAACGTTTGATATGAAAGCGTATTCTTCGGAGGAATTCGACGATTTAATTGCTTCTTGGTTTGACTGGATGatggcaaaaacaaacaaaatagtaacAATTTTGGTTGGTACACATGGAGATTTGTTGACTAAAGCACAGCAAAACGACGTCATTGaagatgtaaaaaaacaattGGCAGAGTACAAGGACACGAGAGCTAGATCGATAAATGAAAGGATACAAGCTTTCAGAAAACCAGGAATGAAACTCTCAAAAGCTCTTTCTGAACATTTAGTCGTTCTTTCAAAATTGCAATATTCATTTGATCATTTAAGAGTCCCAAACACCATCATAATGACGAGTTCGAAGCAATTTGTCGGATTTGATTTATTGCGACAAGAAATAGAAAAGCTAGCAAGATCTGACAACTTTCCAAACGTCATGCAAGAGATAAAAACGTTCTGGGTAGATGCGGAGGATTACATCGAAGAAAAAGGTGTTACTATGGTACAACCAGTGATGACTTTTGAAGAGTTCCGAAATGAAGTTGATGAAAAATTCGGAATGCGAAGAATGATAAATGCTATGACAGAATATCTACACGAAAAGGGAAAGGTTCTTAATTTCTCTCAAACACCTTCCTTGAAAGAATATGTATTTGTGAGACCGTTGTGGTTATTCGAATTACTTAGACAAATATATCATCACGATATATCAAATGTGTTATCATACGAGAAGACAAACTCTTTCAAAGCTGTTGGAATGAGCACTAACAGGTTTGAAAGAACAAAAAGTGAGTTGCTCTCTGAAGGAGTAATAGATCGTGAGTTACTCCAAGGAATGATTGGCGATTTAGTTCCAACagatatgaatgatatatttgaTGACGTTATCAAAATTCTTCTTGAAGGATTTTGTATCGGATACCCAGTTGCCAAGCTTAAAGAAAGTTCTCAGGGCACAGCAAAATATAATCATCATGTTAAGCAAGATGACAAAGGGAAaatgaaaatacagaaaattcTCATTCCATGGCTACGCAAAATTGGTGAACCAGAAGATATGAAAGAGAAATGGCAAAGATTGTCAGAAAGAAAGAATATTCGTATTTTATGCAAATTTCCAATTTACTTTCCTCCAGGTTTTTTCGAAACATTATGCATTCGAATTCACCAAAAGAAAACAAGAACAGACTATCcggacaaaattaagaaaatggaTTCTCAGGAAAAAGTTAAGATGAATTTCATGGCGCATTGGGGAGGAGGGATACATGCAAGGAATGATGAACATAAAGTTCATATAAAGATTCATTACGTACCTGGTGGAGATAATGTTGGTACTGATTTATTGTTTGAATTACGAGCAGACATCATTGACATTGATAAGGAGGATGAAGCGGCACCTGGTACAATGTGGAACCTTGTTTATCCTTTATTGTTTGAGTTTGAAGAAACTATTAAGAGTTATGAAGGTA GTATTTTGGTAGAAAGGAGAGTTTGTTGCCCTCTTTGTAATAGCCCATCCTTTGTTGGTGAGTGGCAGCAACCTAAACAGTTACAAACAGAACTACAAGACAATCTACAAAGGAAATGTGAAGCATGTAAAGAAATGGTTGAAACAGATTATCTTATACAACCACGTGGACAAAAAACAG TGGACATCAAATATATAAAGGCAAAATTGAAAGAACTAGAGgctttgaaaagtttaaaatataatattgggAATGTAACTTGA
- the LOC139516845 gene encoding malignant fibrous histiocytoma-amplified sequence 1 homolog isoform X6 — protein MNRRKPSIQVDKPIPQKKSRKVTIVRELSPLMSHVGFQGGRHLHPDRLPTKQHDATVSLRIFDTKEETIENVQKYSDSLKRLLVSGIHLKTVPESLIDRLTHLEKLDLSNNQLGDGAIPDDMKKLEKLSDLALNNNKLTKVPPAIKRLKYLARLDLSTNGLDSLKGLEKNRRMQILVLDNNKVSNVFPDISHMQRLEVLKCKDNVVKEIECDVRNLRSLRDLDLSGNSIVVLPSDVFFLPKLEYLSASQNKISKVPVFNIKVNNKHEISDIDLSGNKITKFPGHLLRICKRTDLSSNKIKNLNINSLKNLERDPDKDLIIDDNPLVFPPADMQDLRSMMIYMHEERLKMKVYRGVKVVVLGSHQSGKTSLIQSLIDQQGVLSEDVHEAGAGIESYDMSIDYEPEGDEEQGKSLNLCIWDFCGHAFYRYPHYLFFEQPSIAILTFDMKAYSSEEFDDLIASWFDWMMAKTNKIVTILVGTHGDLLTKAQQNDVIEDVKKQLAEYKDTRARSINERIQAFRKPGMKLSKALSEHLVVLSKLQYSFDHLRVPNTIIMTSSKQFVGFDLLRQEIEKLARSDNFPNVMQEIKTFWVDAEDYIEEKGVTMVQPVMTFEEFRNEVDEKFGMRRMINAMTEYLHEKGKVLNFSQTPSLKEYVFVRPLWLFELLRQIYHHDISNVLSYEKTNSFKAVGMSTNRFERTKSELLSEGVIDRELLQGMIGDLVPTDMNDIFDDVIKILLEGFCIGYPVAKLKESSQGTAKYNHHVKQDDKGKMKIQKILIPWLRKIGEPEDMKEKWQRLSERKNIRILCKFPIYFPPGFFETLCIRIHQKKTRTDYPDKIKKMDSQEKVKMNFMAHWGGGIHARNDEHKVHIKIHYVPGGDNVGTDLLFELRADIIDIDKEDEAAPGTMWNLVYPLLFEFEETIKSYEGSILVERRVCCPLCNSPSFVGEWQQPKQLQTELQDNLQRKCEACKEMVETDYLIQPRGQKTVERVLMQLEQVKLIYGSGMV, from the exons ATGAATAGGCGAAAGCCTTCTATACAAGTGGACAAGCCCATCCCACAAAAAAAGTCGCGGAAGGTTACAATCGTTAGGGAATTGTCACCTTTAATGTCACATGTCGGTTTCCAAGGAGGACGCCATTTACACCCTGATCGACTTCCTACAAAACAACATGACGCAACTGTATCACTTCGCATATTTGATACGAAAGAAGAAACGAtagaaaatgttcaaaaatattcAGACTCTCTTAAAAGATTACTCGTATCAGGAATTCACCTGAAAACAGTACCGGAGAGTTTGATAGATCGTCTTACTCATTTAGAGAAGTTAGATTTAAGCAATAACCAATTAGGAGATGGTGCTATTCCAGATGATatgaaaaaacttgaaaaactgTCTGATCTAGCCTTAAACAATAATAAGTTGACAAAGGTTCCACCTGCAATTAAACGACTCAAATACCTAGCCAGATTGGATTTAAGTACAAATGGGTTAGACAGTCTAAAAGGTCTTGAAAAGAATAGACGAATGCAAATACTAGTATTAGACAATAACAAAGTATCCAATGTCTTTCCAGATATCAGTCATATGCAAAGGTTAGAGGTTCTAAAATGTAAAGACAATGTGGTCAAAGAGATTGAGTGTGATGTTCGGAACCTCAGGTCGTTGCGAGACCTGGACCTTTCAGGGAATAGTATAGTAGTGCTTCCGTCTGATGTGTTTTTTCTACCCAAACTAGAATATTTAAGTGCTAGTCaaaataaaatttccaaagtgCCTGTGTTCAATATCAAAGTGAATAACAAACATGAGATCTCTGACATTGATTTGTCTGGtaacaaaatcacaaaatttcCAGGTCATCTTTTACGAATATGCAAAAGGACAGATCTTAgtagcaataaaataaaaaatctaaatatcaaCTCACTTAAAAATTTAGAACGGGACCCGGATAAAGATCTCATTATTGATGACAATCCTCTTGTTTTCCCGCCAGCAGATATGCAAGATCTACGCTCAATGATGATTTATATGCACGAAGAGAGATTGAAAATGAAAGTGTATCGGGGTGTAAAAGTAGTTGTTTTGGGTTCACACCAAAGTGGCAAGACAAGCCTAATTCAGTCTTTGATAGACCAGCAAGGCGTTTTGTCAGAAGATGTACACGAAGCAGGTGCAGGAATAGAATCGTATGATATGAGTATCGACTACGAACCGGAAGGAGACGAAGAACAAGGAAAATCGCTAAATTTATGTATATGGGACTTCTGTGGTCATGCCTTTTACAGATATCCACACTACCTCTTTTTTGAACAACCATCCATTGCAATTTTAACGTTTGATATGAAAGCGTATTCTTCGGAGGAATTCGACGATTTAATTGCTTCTTGGTTTGACTGGATGatggcaaaaacaaacaaaatagtaacAATTTTGGTTGGTACACATGGAGATTTGTTGACTAAAGCACAGCAAAACGACGTCATTGaagatgtaaaaaaacaattGGCAGAGTACAAGGACACGAGAGCTAGATCGATAAATGAAAGGATACAAGCTTTCAGAAAACCAGGAATGAAACTCTCAAAAGCTCTTTCTGAACATTTAGTCGTTCTTTCAAAATTGCAATATTCATTTGATCATTTAAGAGTCCCAAACACCATCATAATGACGAGTTCGAAGCAATTTGTCGGATTTGATTTATTGCGACAAGAAATAGAAAAGCTAGCAAGATCTGACAACTTTCCAAACGTCATGCAAGAGATAAAAACGTTCTGGGTAGATGCGGAGGATTACATCGAAGAAAAAGGTGTTACTATGGTACAACCAGTGATGACTTTTGAAGAGTTCCGAAATGAAGTTGATGAAAAATTCGGAATGCGAAGAATGATAAATGCTATGACAGAATATCTACACGAAAAGGGAAAGGTTCTTAATTTCTCTCAAACACCTTCCTTGAAAGAATATGTATTTGTGAGACCGTTGTGGTTATTCGAATTACTTAGACAAATATATCATCACGATATATCAAATGTGTTATCATACGAGAAGACAAACTCTTTCAAAGCTGTTGGAATGAGCACTAACAGGTTTGAAAGAACAAAAAGTGAGTTGCTCTCTGAAGGAGTAATAGATCGTGAGTTACTCCAAGGAATGATTGGCGATTTAGTTCCAACagatatgaatgatatatttgaTGACGTTATCAAAATTCTTCTTGAAGGATTTTGTATCGGATACCCAGTTGCCAAGCTTAAAGAAAGTTCTCAGGGCACAGCAAAATATAATCATCATGTTAAGCAAGATGACAAAGGGAAaatgaaaatacagaaaattcTCATTCCATGGCTACGCAAAATTGGTGAACCAGAAGATATGAAAGAGAAATGGCAAAGATTGTCAGAAAGAAAGAATATTCGTATTTTATGCAAATTTCCAATTTACTTTCCTCCAGGTTTTTTCGAAACATTATGCATTCGAATTCACCAAAAGAAAACAAGAACAGACTATCcggacaaaattaagaaaatggaTTCTCAGGAAAAAGTTAAGATGAATTTCATGGCGCATTGGGGAGGAGGGATACATGCAAGGAATGATGAACATAAAGTTCATATAAAGATTCATTACGTACCTGGTGGAGATAATGTTGGTACTGATTTATTGTTTGAATTACGAGCAGACATCATTGACATTGATAAGGAGGATGAAGCGGCACCTGGTACAATGTGGAACCTTGTTTATCCTTTATTGTTTGAGTTTGAAGAAACTATTAAGAGTTATGAAGGTA GTATTTTGGTAGAAAGGAGAGTTTGTTGCCCTCTTTGTAATAGCCCATCCTTTGTTGGTGAGTGGCAGCAACCTAAACAGTTACAAACAGAACTACAAGACAATCTACAAAGGAAATGTGAAGCATGTAAAGAAATGGTTGAAACAGATTATCTTATACAACCACGTGGACAAAAAACAG TTGAAAGAGTTTTGATGCAGCTCGAACAGGTAAAACTTATATACGGCTCAGGGATGGTATAA